A part of Chitinimonas koreensis genomic DNA contains:
- a CDS encoding terminase large subunit — MRQEQSNGARGAGRRGAARDPGVRRRSTRGLIPAGYVAQPWDDYGIAVLEGRIEVCRYTRLYVERHYRDMKEAAKRGLVWRPDHAAYVIRFFHEYLRHSKGEWAGELLTLAPWQQFEIAVMFGWRRVNGTRRFRTWYEEVARKNGKSTKLAGIGLFLFAFDGEPGAEVYTAATKLDQAKITHAEAEMMVRQSPHLRRVITEHKNKLFIRGTANKFVPLGADAKTQDGLNIHGAIIDEFHAHPTRALWDVLISAIGSRLNPLIWTITTSGFNQEGSICLEQRGYTVQVLEGAIDDDSHGGVIYTLDADDDWRDERVWIKANPNLGVSVKLEALRDAARKASISTAALVNFLTKHLNVWTQQAESWLSLDDWDRGGAAFDPSLLEGRRCTGGLDLASTTDIAAWVLLFEPTVADPQWRVLARFFVPEDNIERRARKDRVPYTAWVKSGWLTATPGNVIDQEAIKQQILRDAAQFELGEVGYDVWNAAKIAVELLEEGVNAVPISQNFAHLTAPSKELEGLVLSARLGHGGNPVLRWMAGNVVLLRDTNDNYRPNKRRSRERIDGIVALIMALNRGMVKVPDGTSVYEQGIRI, encoded by the coding sequence ATGCGCCAAGAACAAAGCAATGGCGCGCGGGGAGCTGGTCGACGAGGTGCTGCGCGAGATCCTGGCGTTCGCCGGCGATCGACCCGCGGACTGATCCCGGCCGGCTACGTCGCCCAGCCCTGGGACGACTACGGTATCGCGGTCCTCGAGGGGCGGATCGAGGTTTGCCGCTACACCCGGCTCTACGTCGAGCGGCACTACCGGGACATGAAGGAGGCCGCCAAGCGCGGTTTGGTGTGGCGGCCGGATCATGCGGCGTACGTCATCCGCTTCTTCCACGAATACTTGCGCCACAGCAAGGGCGAATGGGCTGGCGAGCTATTGACGCTGGCGCCGTGGCAGCAGTTCGAAATCGCGGTGATGTTCGGCTGGCGCCGGGTCAACGGCACCAGGCGGTTCCGCACCTGGTACGAGGAAGTCGCACGGAAAAACGGCAAGAGCACCAAGCTGGCCGGCATCGGCCTGTTCCTGTTCGCGTTCGATGGCGAGCCGGGCGCCGAGGTCTACACCGCGGCGACCAAGCTCGACCAGGCCAAGATCACGCACGCCGAGGCCGAGATGATGGTGCGGCAGTCGCCGCACCTTCGTCGCGTCATCACCGAGCACAAGAACAAGCTGTTCATCCGCGGCACGGCCAACAAGTTCGTGCCGCTCGGCGCCGACGCCAAGACGCAGGATGGTCTCAACATCCACGGCGCGATCATCGACGAGTTCCACGCGCACCCGACGCGGGCGCTGTGGGACGTGCTGATCTCGGCCATCGGATCGCGGTTGAACCCGCTGATCTGGACGATCACCACGTCCGGATTCAATCAGGAAGGATCGATCTGCCTCGAGCAGCGCGGCTACACCGTGCAGGTGCTCGAGGGGGCGATCGACGACGATTCGCACGGCGGCGTGATCTACACGCTGGATGCGGACGACGACTGGCGGGACGAGCGCGTCTGGATCAAGGCCAATCCGAACCTCGGCGTGTCGGTGAAGCTCGAGGCACTGCGCGACGCGGCCCGCAAGGCGTCGATCTCGACCGCGGCGCTGGTCAATTTCCTGACCAAGCACCTCAACGTCTGGACCCAGCAGGCGGAATCCTGGCTGTCGCTCGACGACTGGGACCGCGGCGGCGCGGCCTTCGACCCGTCGCTGCTGGAAGGGCGGCGCTGCACCGGTGGCCTCGATCTGGCCAGCACGACCGATATCGCGGCCTGGGTCCTGCTGTTCGAGCCGACTGTGGCCGATCCGCAGTGGCGGGTGCTGGCGCGCTTCTTCGTGCCCGAGGACAACATCGAGCGGCGCGCCCGCAAGGACCGCGTGCCGTATACGGCGTGGGTCAAGTCCGGCTGGCTGACGGCAACGCCGGGCAATGTGATCGATCAGGAAGCGATCAAGCAGCAGATCCTGCGCGACGCCGCCCAGTTCGAGCTCGGCGAGGTCGGCTACGACGTGTGGAACGCCGCGAAGATCGCCGTCGAGCTACTCGAGGAGGGGGTCAACGCGGTGCCGATCTCGCAGAACTTCGCCCACTTGACCGCACCGAGCAAGGAGCTCGAGGGCCTCGTGCTGTCGGCCCGGCTCGGTCACGGCGGCAACCCGGTGCTGCGCTGGATGGCCGGCAACGTCGTGCTCCTGCGCGATACCAACGATAACTACCGGCCCAACAAGCGCCGCAGCCGCGAGCGGATCGACGGCATCGTGGCGCTGATCATGGCGCTCAACCGCGGCATGGTGAAAGTGCCCGACGGCACCTCGGTCTACGAGCAAGGAATCAGGATATGA
- a CDS encoding HNH endonuclease has product MYDSAWWQGLRSAQLARQPLCQGCLDSGAVVPATHVDHIKPVADGGSFDDPANHQSLCQSCHSRKTAAADGGFGNRRR; this is encoded by the coding sequence ATGTACGACTCGGCATGGTGGCAGGGGCTGCGGTCGGCGCAGTTGGCGCGACAGCCGTTGTGTCAGGGTTGCCTGGATTCCGGCGCTGTAGTGCCTGCGACGCATGTCGACCACATCAAGCCGGTCGCCGATGGAGGCAGCTTTGATGATCCGGCGAACCACCAGTCGCTTTGCCAGTCGTGCCACAGTCGCAAGACGGCGGCGGCGGACGGCGGTTTCGGCAATCGGCGGCGCTGA
- a CDS encoding DUF5906 domain-containing protein yields the protein MGATLDGVVQQMLAAGLPPISPQDLKLDTGRWVRYGPGRKAFYKLFGYTAKSGEQMVSYGTFGVGGDGPWKVEPESSVRERLSAEEWSTLKREREAKQREEAARIADEAHRAANRARDQWNKSQPEGASAYLVRKQVARAEGVRFMSLPDWQGWIILLLYHYGRGAGEVVGSQKIAGERQPDGGDKRFNKGMAMDGAALLLGDMPVDGDPILIAEGYATCASVREGLGYRHPVVMACNAGNLGHVASIFRARFPKSPIVFLADDDYLPRKDGTPNHTGRLKADLAAVAVGNARVVLPRFSVPRRATREDSALPQLTDYNDLHVHEGLEQLRTQLLEVIQGPPAEPAALPPSPSFVDDGPGPESAPPTPSAEAGAPVGADTDKGAGEEVASIWPERLLRHYALIVGKNRFWCDLNKTEMGRPALVALVGDRKLVDAWLARDDKRTILAADVARLKGEKEAAEQGESLQFGEFMARYVYLDGSDSIWDAKLLKVISNSALKLALGDWYKTWVNSPRRRVLPFEHLVFDPTQRVNPETHINLFRGLPLTPAFPPGIERYADPFEAWGKFSGCEAIIGLLAWLCNHRVEVINWILCWLAYPLQHVGAKLDTAILMHGDVHGSGKSLFFERVIKPIYGEYASTLSQHQLDSQYTGWRSRKLFCLFEEVLSSNQRYSHTGTLKQMVTGKTHMIEKKFVDAWEEENHMNGVFLSNSVQPFHVERGDRRFLVVWPAEKFTEELQAKVEYELARGGVQAFYAFLLAHPLTCCKVDQFGELVDADGAALAEGATPVRVPFTPHSKPMMTPEKARVISYGLSGWELFLRDWQAGEIGGERLEDRLPYCSCTARDLGLAYAYWCSQSGEREMPPNKFSEIMSAKIPKAARWFVMPGSKERRQLTVFKIGRRPEGVAEEVWLGQDIVNFRVKAGAWGVDFGN from the coding sequence ATGGGCGCGACGCTCGACGGGGTGGTCCAGCAGATGTTGGCTGCTGGGCTACCGCCTATTTCACCGCAGGACCTCAAGTTGGATACAGGCCGATGGGTCCGCTATGGCCCAGGGCGCAAGGCGTTCTACAAGCTCTTTGGTTACACCGCCAAGAGCGGCGAGCAGATGGTCAGCTACGGCACTTTCGGTGTCGGTGGCGACGGGCCATGGAAGGTCGAGCCTGAAAGTTCGGTCAGGGAGCGCCTCTCCGCCGAGGAGTGGTCCACGTTAAAGCGCGAACGCGAGGCCAAGCAGCGCGAGGAGGCTGCGCGGATCGCTGACGAGGCACACCGCGCAGCCAATCGGGCACGCGACCAGTGGAACAAGTCGCAGCCCGAAGGAGCGTCCGCCTACCTAGTTCGAAAACAGGTTGCGCGCGCCGAAGGCGTGCGCTTCATGTCCCTGCCGGACTGGCAGGGCTGGATCATCCTGCTGCTGTACCACTATGGCCGCGGCGCCGGTGAGGTCGTCGGAAGCCAGAAGATCGCCGGCGAGCGCCAGCCCGACGGCGGCGACAAGCGGTTCAACAAGGGCATGGCGATGGACGGGGCGGCGCTGTTGCTAGGCGATATGCCCGTCGACGGCGACCCGATCCTGATCGCCGAAGGCTATGCGACCTGCGCCAGTGTGCGCGAGGGACTGGGCTACCGGCATCCGGTGGTGATGGCCTGCAACGCCGGCAACCTGGGGCATGTCGCGTCGATCTTCCGTGCGCGCTTCCCCAAGTCCCCCATCGTGTTCCTGGCCGACGACGACTATCTGCCCAGGAAAGACGGTACCCCGAACCACACCGGACGGCTCAAGGCCGACCTGGCAGCGGTAGCGGTCGGCAATGCGCGCGTGGTACTGCCCCGGTTCAGCGTGCCCCGGCGCGCGACGCGCGAGGACAGCGCGCTGCCCCAGCTCACCGATTACAACGACCTGCACGTGCATGAGGGCCTCGAGCAGCTGCGCACGCAGTTGCTCGAGGTAATCCAAGGTCCGCCGGCGGAGCCGGCTGCTCTTCCTCCCTCACCCTCCTTTGTCGACGACGGACCGGGGCCGGAATCTGCGCCTCCCACTCCCTCCGCTGAGGCGGGGGCGCCAGTTGGCGCCGACACCGACAAGGGGGCGGGGGAGGAGGTGGCGTCGATTTGGCCGGAGCGCCTCTTGCGCCACTATGCGCTGATCGTCGGCAAGAACCGGTTCTGGTGCGACCTGAACAAGACCGAGATGGGGCGGCCTGCGCTAGTGGCGCTGGTCGGCGATAGGAAGCTTGTCGACGCCTGGTTGGCGCGCGACGACAAGCGAACGATCCTGGCGGCCGATGTAGCCCGCCTGAAGGGTGAAAAGGAGGCTGCCGAGCAGGGTGAGAGCCTGCAGTTCGGCGAGTTCATGGCGCGGTACGTGTACCTCGACGGATCCGACAGCATCTGGGATGCCAAGCTGCTCAAGGTGATCAGCAACAGCGCGCTGAAGCTGGCGCTGGGCGACTGGTACAAGACGTGGGTGAACAGCCCGCGCCGGCGTGTATTGCCGTTCGAGCACCTGGTGTTCGATCCGACGCAGCGCGTCAACCCGGAAACGCACATCAACCTGTTCCGCGGCTTGCCGCTCACGCCGGCGTTCCCGCCTGGCATTGAGCGCTATGCCGACCCGTTCGAGGCTTGGGGCAAGTTCAGTGGGTGCGAGGCGATCATTGGGCTGTTGGCGTGGTTGTGCAACCACCGCGTCGAAGTTATCAACTGGATTCTGTGTTGGCTGGCCTATCCGCTCCAGCACGTTGGCGCAAAGCTCGACACGGCCATACTCATGCACGGCGATGTCCACGGCTCGGGTAAGAGCTTGTTTTTCGAACGGGTGATCAAGCCGATTTACGGTGAATACGCCTCGACGCTGAGCCAACACCAGCTGGACAGCCAGTACACCGGCTGGAGATCGCGCAAGCTGTTCTGCTTGTTCGAGGAGGTCCTGTCGAGCAACCAGCGGTACAGCCACACCGGCACGCTCAAGCAGATGGTGACCGGCAAGACCCACATGATCGAGAAGAAATTCGTCGACGCGTGGGAGGAGGAAAACCACATGAACGGCGTGTTCTTGTCGAACAGCGTCCAGCCGTTCCACGTCGAGCGCGGTGACCGGCGCTTCCTGGTAGTCTGGCCGGCGGAGAAGTTCACCGAGGAACTGCAGGCCAAGGTCGAGTACGAGCTCGCGCGCGGCGGCGTGCAGGCGTTCTATGCCTTCTTGCTGGCCCACCCGTTGACGTGCTGCAAGGTGGATCAGTTCGGTGAGCTGGTCGACGCCGATGGCGCGGCGCTGGCCGAGGGGGCAACGCCCGTGCGTGTTCCCTTTACCCCTCACTCGAAGCCGATGATGACGCCTGAGAAGGCGCGCGTGATTAGCTACGGGCTGTCTGGGTGGGAACTCTTCCTGCGGGACTGGCAGGCTGGCGAGATTGGCGGGGAGCGACTTGAGGACAGGTTGCCGTACTGTAGCTGCACCGCCCGTGACCTGGGCCTCGCTTACGCGTACTGGTGCAGCCAGAGCGGCGAGCGCGAGATGCCGCCGAACAAGTTCAGCGAGATCATGTCCGCCAAGATACCGAAGGCTGCGCGGTGGTTTGTTATGCCGGGTAGTAAGGAGCGGCGGCAGTTGACGGTATTCAAGATCGGCCGGAGGCCGGAAGGCGTTGCCGAAGAAGTCTGGTTGGGCCAGGACATCGTCAATTTCCGGGTGAAGGCGGGCGCCTGGGGGGTTGATTTCGGAAATTGA
- a CDS encoding phage regulatory CII family protein, which produces MAAALAIGGGGEGLRQRLLGHRGARLDVDHVHDMQLLCDSTAIVEAWAHDCGGVFVKLPPAEATRGDLAQALNKCVMRMGQMSADFERAIKDGQIDVRECKVLQTDVADLSAAAREFVGLALAVFGTRDVQQALAGTVVSAEGS; this is translated from the coding sequence ATGGCCGCCGCGTTGGCAATCGGTGGTGGTGGCGAAGGTCTGCGACAACGGCTGCTGGGCCACCGCGGCGCCCGCCTCGATGTGGACCATGTGCATGACATGCAGCTGCTCTGCGATAGCACGGCGATCGTCGAGGCGTGGGCGCACGACTGCGGGGGCGTGTTCGTCAAGCTACCGCCGGCCGAAGCGACGCGTGGCGACCTGGCCCAGGCCCTGAACAAGTGCGTGATGCGCATGGGCCAGATGTCGGCGGATTTCGAACGGGCCATCAAGGACGGCCAAATCGACGTGCGCGAATGCAAGGTACTGCAGACCGACGTAGCGGACCTGAGCGCCGCGGCGCGGGAGTTCGTCGGCCTGGCGCTGGCTGTGTTCGGGACTCGCGACGTCCAGCAGGCGCTTGCCGGTACGGTCGTGTCCGCGGAGGGCTCGTGA
- a CDS encoding transcriptional regulator — protein MDIQTYLERTETRQHQFARQFQVSQALVSQWIHGSVPPIKAVEIERALGGQVTRPEMRREDWWLIWPELAPLYPHLLPPDHPDFKQAA, from the coding sequence ATGGACATCCAAACGTACCTAGAGCGGACCGAGACTCGGCAGCATCAGTTCGCCCGCCAGTTCCAGGTATCTCAAGCCCTCGTGAGCCAGTGGATTCACGGTTCAGTTCCGCCGATCAAGGCGGTCGAGATTGAGAGGGCTTTGGGCGGGCAAGTGACGAGGCCGGAGATGCGCCGAGAAGATTGGTGGCTGATCTGGCCCGAGCTGGCCCCTTTGTATCCGCATCTACTTCCTCCTGACCACCCAGATTTCAAGCAAGCAGCCTAG
- a CDS encoding helix-turn-helix domain-containing protein has translation MAQRRTVSPEGTQAAARLKAAWERFREAQYGVTGRTVTQEEAALAIGFSSQSALNQYLNGKIELNLDALTRICAYIAPHGEPQEIAPHLVQGRQVMLPAIVTSTHSGPARTRRIHALLGPQVRDETAENLDRMLTATRTGELTDDDWVHILWFAERLRTRRQPSQT, from the coding sequence ATGGCACAACGACGAACAGTTAGCCCCGAAGGAACCCAGGCAGCAGCACGCCTGAAGGCAGCCTGGGAGCGCTTTAGAGAGGCTCAATACGGGGTCACGGGCCGGACCGTGACGCAGGAAGAGGCGGCCCTTGCGATTGGGTTCAGCAGCCAGTCCGCTCTAAACCAGTACCTCAACGGAAAAATCGAGCTCAACCTCGACGCCCTCACAAGGATCTGCGCCTATATCGCTCCGCACGGAGAGCCACAAGAGATCGCCCCACACCTAGTACAGGGTCGACAGGTCATGCTCCCCGCCATCGTCACCAGCACTCATTCCGGGCCAGCCAGAACGCGCCGAATTCATGCGCTTCTTGGACCGCAAGTCCGCGACGAAACAGCCGAGAACCTGGACAGAATGCTCACCGCCACCCGCACAGGGGAACTCACCGACGACGACTGGGTGCATATACTGTGGTTTGCTGAACGCCTACGGACACGGCGCCAGCCAAGTCAAACCTAA
- a CDS encoding DUF4124 domain-containing protein, with protein MLNAYGHGASQVKPKAQREDMLKPTIAALAVAAIAMPATAINKCVDSAGKITFSDTPCPTSDKSTNIKIRPSTGNAAPANAQPASTDRPLTAGERLVEEARQLDRSKKRSEVEASIAKLDRDYENLAASMQADLDALKAKKSRAKNNLAGATWEQSISTEMQAITTSYDNRMKTNREQANRLREQLK; from the coding sequence TTGCTGAACGCCTACGGACACGGCGCCAGCCAAGTCAAACCTAAAGCACAGAGGGAGGATATGTTGAAGCCAACCATCGCAGCCCTAGCAGTTGCCGCCATCGCGATGCCAGCCACAGCAATCAACAAGTGCGTCGACTCAGCCGGCAAGATCACCTTTAGCGACACTCCATGCCCTACCAGCGACAAGTCGACCAACATCAAGATTCGACCCAGCACCGGCAACGCCGCCCCAGCCAATGCACAACCCGCAAGTACGGATCGACCCCTAACGGCCGGCGAGCGGCTAGTTGAAGAGGCACGACAACTGGACCGATCGAAGAAGAGATCGGAAGTAGAAGCCTCAATCGCCAAACTGGACAGGGACTACGAAAATCTCGCGGCGAGCATGCAGGCAGACCTAGACGCGTTGAAAGCCAAGAAATCCCGCGCCAAGAACAACCTGGCCGGCGCCACATGGGAGCAGAGCATCAGTACCGAGATGCAAGCAATCACGACCTCCTACGACAATCGCATGAAGACAAATCGAGAACAGGCCAACCGCCTACGCGAGCAACTGAAGTAG
- a CDS encoding 3'-5' exonuclease, whose protein sequence is MSRHIVLDIETLDTVATARILSAAMLWVDVDHGEVDVIKSMTLSIATDSQPDRTASAATRDWWGKQPLEARHAAFAAKSPIPLQNAVRMIAQQLEADPAPIWGNGSDFDNATLAHAFAQQGLEWPFRLNRCLRTLRATVDALRPGFRPPVRPPELIPHIAQYDARYEATCLAALLHALD, encoded by the coding sequence GTGAGCCGCCACATCGTCCTCGACATCGAAACGCTCGATACGGTCGCTACGGCGAGGATCCTGTCGGCCGCCATGCTGTGGGTCGACGTCGACCACGGCGAGGTCGACGTCATCAAGTCGATGACACTGTCCATCGCGACTGACTCGCAACCTGACCGCACCGCCAGCGCGGCGACGCGGGATTGGTGGGGCAAGCAACCGCTGGAAGCCCGGCACGCAGCCTTCGCCGCCAAGAGCCCGATCCCGCTGCAAAACGCCGTGCGCATGATCGCGCAGCAGCTCGAGGCTGACCCCGCCCCGATCTGGGGCAATGGCAGCGACTTCGACAACGCGACGCTCGCGCACGCGTTTGCCCAGCAGGGGCTGGAATGGCCGTTCCGCCTCAACCGCTGCTTGCGGACGTTGCGCGCCACCGTCGACGCGCTCCGCCCGGGCTTCCGCCCGCCCGTTCGGCCGCCTGAGCTGATCCCCCACATCGCGCAGTACGACGCCCGCTACGAGGCCACCTGCCTCGCAGCCCTGCTGCACGCGCTCGATTAA